A window of Rhodothermales bacterium contains these coding sequences:
- a CDS encoding pyrroloquinoline quinone-dependent dehydrogenase, protein MIVKRVLLSGLLVAVIATGCSSPPANHPDDWAVYRGDDHASGFSTLAQIDTANVQHLALAWTFEPPGEERLTIECNPIVIDGVLYALSPGLRAFALDAATGNMRWFFDPDDYGVRPWNGQPHGRGLAYWADGSDRRLFYVAGGRLFALDAGTGKPIPAFGENGSVDFGLGIDRDLQGRPMSATTPGIVFEDLLIIGSTSGDGILNVPPGDIRAFNVRTGALAWVFRTIPRPGEFGYDTWSPDSWERVGGANNWAGMSLDAGRGMVYVPTGSATYDHNGSDRIGINLFANTLLALDARTGERIWHFQAVHHDLWDYDLPAAPTLVDVQIDGHLRPALAQTTKMGHLFVLDRVTGEPIFPIEERPVPQSTISGEQSWPTQPFPTKPPAYAKQGFTEADITDLTPEATADIKKRLFDRFGPSVLFEPPSERGAIYAPQFNGGTDWGGGAVNPTTGMFFVNASNEPETMTMLPAPANANHDFDWVADGHIEVYDPEGFPISKRPWGTMNGIDLNTGNIVWQVPLGTYPELEARGLPPTGTFNIGGPIATAGGLVFIAATRDERIRAFHQRTGEMLWEYQLPAGGYATPSTYAVNGRQYVVIGAGGGGKAGTKQGNAYVAFALPDTR, encoded by the coding sequence ATGATTGTCAAACGCGTCCTCCTTTCAGGTCTCCTTGTCGCCGTCATCGCAACCGGTTGCTCGTCGCCGCCAGCCAATCACCCCGATGATTGGGCCGTCTACCGGGGCGATGACCACGCGTCGGGCTTCTCCACACTGGCCCAGATCGACACGGCCAACGTGCAGCACCTGGCGCTCGCCTGGACCTTCGAGCCGCCGGGAGAAGAGCGGCTCACGATAGAATGCAATCCGATTGTGATCGACGGGGTGCTCTACGCGCTGTCCCCCGGCCTCCGCGCCTTTGCGCTGGATGCGGCCACCGGGAACATGCGCTGGTTTTTCGACCCGGACGACTACGGCGTCCGCCCCTGGAACGGGCAGCCGCACGGACGCGGCCTGGCCTACTGGGCCGATGGGAGCGATCGCCGGCTATTCTATGTCGCAGGCGGCCGGCTCTTCGCGCTCGATGCAGGTACCGGCAAACCCATACCCGCCTTCGGCGAAAACGGCTCGGTCGATTTTGGCCTGGGGATCGATCGCGACCTCCAAGGCCGGCCGATGAGCGCCACGACTCCGGGCATCGTCTTCGAGGATTTGCTCATCATCGGATCCACTTCGGGTGACGGCATCCTCAACGTCCCGCCCGGCGACATCCGCGCTTTTAATGTGCGGACCGGCGCCCTCGCGTGGGTCTTCCGCACGATCCCGCGCCCCGGCGAGTTCGGGTATGATACGTGGTCGCCGGATTCCTGGGAACGCGTCGGCGGCGCGAACAACTGGGCGGGGATGAGTCTGGATGCCGGGCGAGGCATGGTGTACGTACCGACAGGGTCGGCGACCTACGATCACAACGGCTCGGACCGCATCGGCATCAACCTCTTCGCCAACACGCTGCTCGCGCTGGATGCCCGTACGGGCGAGCGCATCTGGCACTTCCAGGCGGTCCATCACGATCTGTGGGATTATGACCTGCCGGCCGCGCCGACCCTCGTTGATGTGCAGATCGACGGGCACCTCCGGCCGGCGCTGGCGCAGACGACCAAGATGGGGCATCTTTTTGTGCTCGACCGCGTGACCGGCGAGCCCATCTTCCCCATCGAGGAGCGCCCGGTGCCGCAGTCTACCATCTCCGGCGAGCAGTCCTGGCCAACGCAGCCCTTCCCCACGAAGCCGCCGGCCTACGCGAAGCAGGGCTTCACCGAGGCCGACATTACCGATCTGACACCGGAAGCTACGGCCGACATCAAGAAGCGTCTCTTCGACCGATTCGGGCCGTCCGTCCTTTTCGAGCCCCCCTCGGAACGCGGCGCCATCTATGCCCCGCAGTTCAACGGCGGCACCGACTGGGGCGGCGGCGCGGTCAATCCAACCACGGGGATGTTTTTTGTCAACGCCAGTAATGAGCCCGAAACGATGACGATGTTGCCCGCGCCGGCAAACGCCAACCACGATTTCGACTGGGTGGCCGACGGGCACATCGAGGTCTACGACCCCGAGGGCTTCCCCATCTCGAAGCGCCCCTGGGGGACGATGAACGGGATCGACCTCAACACGGGCAACATCGTGTGGCAGGTCCCGCTCGGCACCTACCCCGAACTCGAAGCCCGGGGCCTACCGCCGACGGGCACCTTCAACATCGGAGGACCTATCGCCACCGCCGGCGGACTCGTCTTCATCGCCGCCACCCGCGACGAGCGTATCCGGGCGTTCCATCAACGCACGGGCGAAATGCTCTGGGAGTACCAGCTCCCGGCCGGCGGCTACGCCACGCCGTCGACCTACGCGGTGAACGGCAGGCAATATGTCGTCATCGGAGCCGGCGGAGGCGGCAAGGCCGGGACGAAGCAGGGGAACGCGTATGTGGCGTTTGCGCTGCCCGACACTCGTTAA